Proteins from a single region of Urocitellus parryii isolate mUroPar1 chromosome 4, mUroPar1.hap1, whole genome shotgun sequence:
- the Il11ra gene encoding interleukin-11 receptor subunit alpha: MSSSCSGLSKVLVAVATALVSASSLCPQAWGPPGVQYGQPGRSVMLCCPGVSAGTPVSWFRDGDSKLFQGPDSGLGHQLVLAQADSTDEGTYICQTLDGALAGTVILKLGYPPARPVVSCQAADYENFSCTWSPSQVSGLPTRYLTSYRKKTVPGTDGQRVSPSTGPWPCPQDPLGAARCVVHGAEFWSQYRINVTEVNPLGASTRLLDVSLQNILRPDPPQGLRVESVPGYPRRLRASWTYPTSWPRQPHFLLKFRLQYRPAQHPAWSTVEPAGLEEVITDAVAGLPHAVRVSARDFLDAGTWSAWSPEVWGTPSSGPLPKEVPDESQPQVQVETIAHMDSPALPRPSLQPDPRPLDHRDPLEQVAMLVSLGIFSFLGLAAGALALGLWLRLRRGGKDGPQKPEFLAPMIPVDKLPGAPNL; this comes from the exons atGAGCAGCAGCTGCTCAGGGCTGAGCAAGGTCCTGGTGGCTGTGGCTACAGCCCTGGTGTCTgcttcctccctctgcccccaggcCTGGGGACCCCCAG GGGTCCAGTATGGGCAGCCTGGCAGATCCGTGATGCTATGTTGCCCTGGAGTGAGTGCTGG GACCCCAGTGTCCTGGTTTCGGGACGGAGACTCCAAGCTGTTCCAGGGACCCGATTCTGGGCTGGGGCACCAACTGGTCCTGGCGCAGGCAGACAGCACTGATGAGGGCACCTATATCTGCCAGACCCTGGATGGTGCACTTGCAGGCACAGTGATCCTGAAGCTGGGCT ACCCCCCAGCCCGTCCTGTGGTCTCCTGCCAAGCAGCTGACTATGAAAATTTCTCCTGCACTTGGAGTCCCAGCCAGGTCAGCGGTTTACCCACCCGCTACCTCACCTCCTACAG GAAGAAGACAGTGCCAGGAACAGATGGCCAGAG GGTGAGTCCATCTACAGGGCCCTGGCCATGCCCACAGGACCCCTTAGGAGCTGCTCGATGTGTGGTCCATGGGGCAGAGTTTTGGAGCCAGTACCGGATTAATGTGACTGAGGTGAACCCACTGGGTGCCAGCACACGCTTGCTGGATGTGAGCTTGCAGAATATCT TGCGCCCTGACCCCCCCCAGGGGTTGCGAGTGGAGTCAGTACCTGGTTACCCGCGACGACTGCGTGCCAGCTGGACATACCCCACCTCCTGGCCCCGCCAGCCCCACTTCCTGCTCAAGTTCCGGTTGCAGTACCGGCCAGCACAGCATCCAGCCTGGTCCACG GTGGAGCCAGCTGGCTTGGAAGAGGTGATCACTGATGCTGTGGCTGGGCTGCCTCATGCGGTCCGAGTCAGTGCCCGGGATTTTTTGGATGCTGGTACCTGGAGTGCCTGGAGCCCTGAGGTCTGGGGGACTCCCAGTTCTG GGCCCCTGCCAAAAGAAGTACCTGATGAGAGCCAGCCACAAGTGCAGGTGGAGACAATAGCTCATATGGACAGCCCTGCTCTTCCAAGGCCCTCTCTACAGCCAGACCCGAGGCCGCTTG ATCACAGGGACCCCCTGGAGCAGGTGGCTATGCTAGTGTCTTTAGGAATCTTTTCTTTCCTGGGACTGGCAGCTGGGGCCCTAGCACTGGGGCTGTG GTTGAGGCTGAGACGGGGTGGGAAGGATGGACCCCAAAAGCCTGAGTTCTTGGCCCCAATGATTCCGGTGGACAAGCTTCCAG GTGCTCCAAACCTGTAG
- the Ccl27 gene encoding LOW QUALITY PROTEIN: C-C motif chemokine 27 (The sequence of the model RefSeq protein was modified relative to this genomic sequence to represent the inferred CDS: deleted 2 bases in 1 codon) yields MKWLSPTSSLLLLLLLLSPDPGAALLLPPSTTCCTQLYRQPLSRKLLRKVIRVELQEADGDCHLQAFVLHLARRSVCIHPQNRSLARWFERQGKSFPGKAPCLNLMLQGKMGWSPQQLK; encoded by the exons ATGAAGTGGCTCTCGCCCACCAGCAGCCTCCTGCTGCTATTGTTGCTCCTAAGCCCAGACCCTGGAGCAG CATTGTTACTGCCACCCAGCACTACCTGCTGTACTCAGCTCTACAGACAGCCACTCTCCAGAAAGCTACTGAGGAAGGTCATTCGGGTGGAACTGCAGGAGGCTGATGGGGACTGTCATCTCCAGGCTTTCGT GCTTCACCTGGCTCGACGCAGTGTTTGCATCCATCCCCAGAACCGCAGCCTGGCTCGGTGGTTTGAGCGCCAAGGAAAAAGTTTCCCAGGG AAGGCTCCCTGCCTGAATCTGATGCTACAAGGGAAAATGGGCTGGAGTCCCCAACagctaaaataa
- the LOC113182105 gene encoding uncharacterized protein LOC113182105, protein MSGLRRYEVALEAEEEIYWGCFYFFPWLRMWRRERSSAHPREQKLEPLRGLMSCLSSGLGPAPHRSGRGLLCRTPATAAQTAGALKI, encoded by the exons ATGTCGGGATTGAGGAGATACGAGGTGGCGCTGGAGGCGGAGGAGGA GATCTACTGGGGCTGTTTCTACTTTTTCCCCTGGCTGCGAATGTGGCGCAGGGAGCGGAG CTCTGCGCACCCCCGAGAGCAGAAGCTGGAGCCTCTGCGGGGCCTGATGAGCTGTCTGTCGAGcggcctgggccctgctccccatcgcTCAGGTCGTGGCCTCCTCTGCCGCACCCCTGCCACCGCTGCCCAGACAGCCGgtgcattaaaaatttaa